From Brachionichthys hirsutus isolate HB-005 unplaced genomic scaffold, CSIRO-AGI_Bhir_v1 contig_742, whole genome shotgun sequence, the proteins below share one genomic window:
- the LOC137914120 gene encoding RAS guanyl-releasing protein 2-like: MSLLFDHLDSCELAEHLTYLEYKSFCKILFQDYHSFVMHGCTVDNPILERFITLFNSVSQWIQLMVLSKPTAPQRAAVISHFIRVAQKLLQLQNFNTLMAVVGGLSNSSISRLKDTQTHISAETNKVFNSLVELVTSCANYSQYRKRFTECSGFRFPILGVHLKDLIAVHVALPDWADKEKTRVNLAKTQQLYAILQELAQIQNTPPNTDANTDLLNLLTVSLDQYHTEEEIYQMSLQREPRKPAQNSSPAPAPDPKPTMIDEWAVSVKPNADPTIIKKHIEKMVESVFKNFDTDGDGHISRDEFEAIRNNFPYLSKFGELDKNQDGKISREEMIDYFMKASSLLNCKMGFIHTFTETTYVKPTFCEHCAGFIWGFYKQGYKCKACGVNCHKACRSRLAVECRKRTKSISHETPPLLQARSYSFPPPANAPPSLQNTVIAEEDIETVEEGVFDVHL; this comes from the exons TTCCAGGACTACCACAGCTTCGTGATGCACGGCTGCACAGTGGATAACCCCATCCTGGAGCGTTTCATCACCCTTTTCAACAGCGTCTCCCAGTGGATCCAGCTCATGGTCCTCAGCAAGCCCACAGCCCCACAGAGAGCCGCTGTCATCTCTCACTTCATCAGGGTGGCACAG aagctgctgcagttGCAGAACTTCAACACGCTGATGGCGGTGGTGGGAGGCCTCAGCAACAGCTCTATCTCCCGTCTCAAAGACACCCAGACCCACATCAGCGCCGAGACCAACAAG GTTTTTAACAGCCTTGTCGAATTGGTGACATCGTGCGCAAACTACAGTCAGTACCGCAAGCGCTTCACAGAGTGCTCGGGGTTTCGATTCCCCATCCTCGGCGTTCACCTGAAGGACCTCATAGCCGTCCACGTGGCGCTGCCAGACTGGGCTGACAAAGAGAAGACACGGGTCAACCTGGCCAAGACACAGCAGCTGTACGCCATCCTGCAAGAGCTGGCGCAGATCCAGAACACACCTCCAAACACTGACGCCAACACAGACCTACTCAACCTGCTGACG GTTTCTCTGGACCAGTAccacacagaggaggagatctATCAGATGTCTCTACAGAGGGAGCCTCGCAAGCCAGCA CAGAACTCCAGTCCCGCTCCAGCACCTGACCCCAAGCCCACTATGATCGATGAGTGGGCCGTGTCGGTTAAGCCCAACGCTGATCCAACGATCATCAAGAAACACATCGAGAAAATGGTGGAG TCGGTTTTCAAGAACTTTGACACGGACGGCGACGGCCACATCTCCAGGGATGAATTTGAAGCAATCAGAAACAACTTCCCTTACCTCAGCAAGTTTGGGGAACTGGACAAGAACCA AGACGGGAAGatcagcagagaggagatgaTCGACTACTTCATGAAAGCCAGCTCTCTGCTGAACTGCAAGATGGGTTTCATCCACACTTTCACCGAGACCACATATGTCAAACCCACGTTCTGTGAGCACTGTGCTGGATTT ATATGGGGCTTCTACAAGCAAGGCTACAAGTGTAAAG CCTGCGGGGTGAACTGCCACAAGGCCTGCCGAAGCCGCCTGGCCGTTGAGTGCCGGAAGAGGACCAAGAGCATCAGCCACGagacaccgcccctcctccaggCCAGGTCCTACAGCTTTCCTCCACCTGCCAATGCCCCACCCAGCCTGCAGAACACAG TAATTGCTGAGGAAGACATAGAGACGGTGGAGGAAGGAGTGTTTGATGTCCACCTATAA